One part of the Candidatus Baltobacteraceae bacterium genome encodes these proteins:
- a CDS encoding efflux RND transporter permease subunit: protein MSIARFAVHRRVAVSMIALAIVVLGIFALPRLPIALLPNFTQPVVTVSVTYPNVGPEQMETLITRPIENAVSRVNGIQQINSSSSEGSTQVSAQFYFGTNIDTAAVDVQEQVSRIWGTLPNDPNLQQPVITKFDSNSLPVIRAFITDPNMSLRDLGDLWTNTLSDQFSAIDGVAAVSISNDQQRAIMIEPDVKLLAADGITLQQIVSRIQEENINLPAGVVQVGNNEYLVRASALLQSAQETGELVITTKNGAPIRLNQIAQVTDSILEQRTFQRLDGTPAVGMIINAQPNANIVQTAVGVYKKVGEIEQRYPGMKIGIVFDQQGFIKEAISALEHTALYGAVLAILVIFLFLHSWRSTLIVAISLPVSVLGTLFAAYVFGYSLNVMTLGGLALAVGLIVDDAIVVIENIYRHMARGQTPPEAAEAATTEIFSAVLASSITVITVFVPLVLIPGLQGLLFTPFAVMVMVAVGLSLVVAVTQVPMLSSILLRNRKNQGNGASNGAHRSGYARFSAGFDRRYEGFARWYAGVLARSVDRPGLVFAIAGAVLIVTFVAMRLGAVQTELFPPSNSTFARFNLQMPTGTAVNITNGVATDVEDRMLKDPRVENVGVQVGEAGYQGGTVVTNQANLSVTLKPGTASASAQQFVVGWTAALTGSRVGGRGRAQSTISPEQMARFRARFGAPIPGLRVFGRTIDIMQNIIARGQDALQIQIFGPDINTLYNIAQFTAIPKLQAGVPGIQAPQPGITNSQPEIDVGVNRAMAAQLGISTQTISQAVDIGTAGETASYMQINGTQYPIEVQLPPDQRRTLQSIQSLAIPVSNVPTGLVVNTGNGSTSGLASVNGSVQQIGGASGGPTSAPGTMPLAELASITFGNGPSEITRQNKQREIDIDAGLNVPLGQAVSSATSVMNSIALPAGYYWSFGPQVLQQGETFASLGLIVGLAILLIYMLLASQFESVLHPLVIMVAVPLASAGIVFGIYGRNLIFGLIAAITRQPFAPMAFGLTAFIGVLMLVGIVVKNAILVVEFTNQLRERGMDAREAVLHAAPLRLRPILMTTIATIGGMLPIAIGFEAGSQTQAPLGTVVIGGLIVSTTLSLIVVPTLYLWAARHVEPRMGGFHRGVEAKPTEAIELDEAAISAID from the coding sequence GTGTCGATCGCTAGGTTTGCCGTCCACCGGCGAGTAGCCGTGTCGATGATTGCCCTGGCCATTGTGGTTTTGGGCATTTTCGCCTTGCCTCGGCTTCCGATCGCCCTCTTGCCCAACTTCACCCAGCCGGTCGTGACCGTCTCGGTGACCTATCCCAACGTCGGGCCCGAGCAGATGGAGACCCTGATCACGCGGCCGATCGAAAACGCCGTGAGCCGGGTCAACGGCATCCAGCAAATCAACTCCTCGAGCTCCGAGGGCAGCACTCAGGTCTCGGCTCAGTTCTATTTCGGAACGAACATCGACACCGCGGCCGTCGACGTGCAAGAACAGGTGTCGCGCATTTGGGGCACGCTGCCGAACGATCCGAATCTGCAGCAGCCCGTCATCACGAAGTTCGACTCGAACTCGCTGCCCGTCATTCGCGCCTTCATCACCGATCCGAACATGTCGCTGCGCGATCTCGGCGACTTGTGGACGAACACGCTCTCCGATCAGTTCTCGGCAATCGACGGCGTGGCCGCCGTTTCGATTTCGAACGACCAGCAGCGCGCGATCATGATCGAGCCCGACGTGAAGCTGCTCGCTGCCGACGGTATCACGCTGCAGCAAATCGTGTCGCGCATTCAGGAGGAGAACATCAACCTGCCGGCCGGCGTAGTGCAGGTCGGAAACAACGAATATTTGGTGCGCGCGAGCGCGCTTCTGCAATCGGCGCAAGAAACCGGCGAGCTCGTCATCACCACGAAAAACGGCGCGCCGATCCGGCTGAATCAAATTGCGCAGGTCACCGACTCGATTCTCGAACAGCGCACGTTCCAACGGCTCGACGGGACGCCGGCCGTCGGCATGATCATCAACGCGCAGCCCAACGCCAATATCGTGCAGACCGCCGTCGGCGTCTACAAGAAGGTCGGCGAGATCGAGCAGCGTTACCCGGGGATGAAGATCGGCATCGTCTTCGATCAGCAGGGGTTCATCAAGGAAGCGATCAGCGCGCTCGAACATACCGCGCTCTACGGCGCGGTCCTCGCCATCTTGGTCATCTTCTTGTTCCTGCACTCGTGGCGATCGACGCTCATCGTCGCGATCTCGCTGCCGGTCTCGGTGCTCGGCACGCTCTTTGCCGCCTACGTGTTCGGCTACTCACTCAACGTGATGACCCTGGGAGGTCTGGCACTGGCCGTCGGCTTGATCGTGGACGACGCCATCGTGGTCATCGAGAACATTTACCGGCATATGGCGCGCGGTCAAACGCCGCCCGAAGCCGCCGAGGCGGCAACCACCGAGATCTTCTCGGCGGTGCTCGCATCGTCGATCACGGTCATCACCGTCTTCGTGCCGCTCGTCCTCATCCCGGGATTGCAGGGACTGCTGTTCACACCGTTCGCCGTGATGGTCATGGTCGCCGTCGGCTTGTCGCTGGTCGTCGCGGTCACGCAAGTTCCGATGCTCTCCTCGATCCTGTTGCGTAATCGCAAAAACCAGGGGAACGGGGCGAGCAACGGCGCACATCGATCCGGTTACGCGCGCTTTTCCGCAGGCTTCGATCGTCGCTACGAGGGTTTTGCGCGCTGGTACGCCGGCGTGCTCGCGCGCTCCGTCGATCGGCCCGGCTTGGTGTTCGCAATCGCCGGCGCCGTTTTGATCGTGACGTTCGTCGCAATGCGCTTGGGCGCGGTGCAAACCGAACTCTTCCCGCCATCCAACTCCACGTTCGCACGCTTCAACCTGCAGATGCCCACCGGTACGGCCGTCAACATTACCAACGGCGTCGCGACCGACGTCGAGGATCGCATGCTGAAGGATCCGCGTGTCGAGAACGTCGGCGTGCAAGTCGGAGAGGCGGGTTATCAGGGCGGCACCGTCGTCACGAATCAAGCCAATCTTTCCGTCACCCTTAAACCGGGAACGGCGAGCGCGTCCGCGCAGCAGTTCGTCGTAGGATGGACGGCGGCGCTGACCGGTTCGCGTGTCGGCGGACGCGGCCGCGCGCAGTCGACGATTAGCCCAGAACAGATGGCACGATTCCGCGCCCGCTTCGGTGCCCCGATTCCGGGCCTGCGCGTCTTCGGCCGCACGATCGACATCATGCAGAACATCATCGCGCGCGGGCAAGACGCCCTGCAGATTCAAATTTTCGGCCCCGACATCAACACGCTCTATAACATTGCGCAGTTCACCGCCATCCCGAAGCTGCAGGCGGGCGTACCGGGCATCCAAGCGCCGCAACCCGGCATCACCAACTCGCAGCCGGAGATCGACGTGGGCGTTAATCGCGCGATGGCGGCGCAACTGGGCATCAGCACGCAAACGATTTCACAGGCCGTCGACATCGGCACTGCCGGTGAAACGGCCTCGTACATGCAGATCAACGGCACGCAGTATCCCATCGAAGTCCAGTTGCCGCCGGATCAGCGCCGCACTTTGCAGTCGATTCAAAGTTTGGCGATTCCGGTTTCGAACGTCCCAACCGGTCTGGTCGTCAACACCGGCAACGGGTCGACGTCGGGATTGGCGAGCGTCAACGGCTCGGTCCAACAGATTGGCGGCGCGAGCGGCGGGCCGACCTCCGCGCCGGGCACGATGCCGCTGGCCGAGCTCGCGAGCATTACGTTCGGCAACGGACCGTCCGAAATCACGCGCCAGAATAAGCAGCGCGAGATCGACATCGACGCGGGTCTCAACGTTCCCCTCGGTCAAGCGGTTTCAAGTGCGACGAGCGTGATGAACTCGATCGCGCTGCCGGCGGGCTACTATTGGTCCTTCGGTCCACAAGTGCTGCAGCAAGGCGAGACGTTTGCGAGCCTCGGTCTCATCGTCGGGCTGGCGATCTTACTCATCTACATGCTGCTCGCGTCGCAGTTCGAATCGGTTTTGCATCCGCTCGTGATCATGGTCGCGGTGCCGCTCGCGTCGGCGGGCATCGTGTTCGGCATCTACGGCCGTAACTTGATCTTCGGTCTCATCGCGGCGATCACGCGACAACCGTTTGCACCGATGGCGTTCGGCTTGACGGCATTCATCGGCGTCTTAATGCTCGTCGGTATCGTCGTGAAGAACGCGATTCTGGTCGTCGAGTTTACCAATCAGCTGCGCGAGCGCGGCATGGACGCGCGCGAAGCCGTCCTCCACGCCGCACCGCTGCGCCTGCGTCCGATCCTCATGACCACGATCGCCACGATCGGCGGCATGCTGCCGATCGCGATCGGCTTCGAGGCCGGCAGTCAGACGCAAGCGCCGCTGGGAACGGTCGTCATTGGCGGATTGATCGTCTCGACGACGCTCTCGCTCATCGTCGTGCCGACGCTGTACTTGTGGGCCGCGCGTCACGTCGAGCCGCGAATGGGCGGCTTCCATCGCGGCGTCGAGGCCAAGCCTACCGAAGCGATCGAGCTCGACGAAGCGGCGATCTCGGCGATCGACTAA
- a CDS encoding sulfite exporter TauE/SafE family protein — protein MSPHAFVPLGAAFVAGAMNSVAGGGSFLSFPSLVFAGVAPISANATNNAAMWVGQIGSAHGYREEVKAHRSIFVAAVAVSVVGALIGAILLLMTPAKLFERLIPWLLLFATLIFASSPLLKRGSSARTPSHAPWQIVVQFFVAIYGGYFGAGMGIVMLAVLSFSGLPNFNAQNAIKNVLSVAINGVALIPFIVARIVDWRFAIPMAAIALAGGYLGARFFRRLPQAVARTVVIVIGACMTIVFFAVPGLLVK, from the coding sequence GTGTCGCCCCACGCATTCGTCCCCCTCGGTGCCGCGTTTGTTGCCGGGGCGATGAATAGCGTCGCGGGAGGCGGGAGCTTCCTTTCGTTTCCGTCGCTCGTGTTCGCCGGCGTTGCGCCGATCTCGGCCAATGCGACCAACAACGCGGCGATGTGGGTCGGACAGATCGGCAGCGCGCACGGCTATCGAGAGGAGGTTAAGGCGCATCGCTCGATCTTCGTCGCGGCCGTCGCCGTGAGCGTCGTCGGCGCCTTGATCGGCGCAATTCTCCTATTGATGACGCCGGCTAAGCTGTTCGAGCGGCTCATTCCATGGCTGCTGCTCTTTGCGACGCTGATCTTTGCATCCAGCCCATTGTTGAAGCGGGGATCGTCCGCGCGAACACCGAGTCACGCGCCGTGGCAGATTGTCGTGCAGTTTTTTGTTGCAATTTACGGCGGCTATTTCGGCGCCGGAATGGGCATCGTAATGCTTGCGGTGCTCTCGTTCTCGGGGCTGCCGAACTTCAACGCTCAAAACGCCATCAAGAACGTGCTCTCGGTAGCGATCAACGGCGTCGCACTGATACCGTTCATCGTTGCCCGTATCGTCGACTGGCGCTTCGCGATCCCGATGGCGGCGATCGCACTAGCAGGCGGCTACTTGGGAGCGCGTTTTTTTCGTCGCCTCCCTCAGGCGGTCGCCCGCACGGTCGTCATCGTCATAGGTGCCTGCATGACGATCGTATTCTTCGCCGTCCCGGGCCTGCTCGTCAAGTAG
- a CDS encoding HAMP domain-containing sensor histidine kinase, with translation MNRFARRMQTLAAVEIALVLIAIIVLGALFSFGLYIRSLSHELRVTTGAVVAALSENHAANAPAAGRAIASRLVRAETEVIVLDADSRVTVFYERRNDSAPVELVRGRGDLSGNPPVTGTLAPLVLGLATAFGLDQIHDRVGSLYLIIRSNDAALVATVRSTLLPLAAAIAAAIVCGWLIARALTGQAMRPLGDLTSALERFASGDLTPQPIAADERHELSELARAYNGAIAQMEHAFAERDRADASMRQFIADAGHQLRTPLTVVQGFISILRGAESQAERERILATMYQQSRAMGSLIDKLILLERWEDPQEQPHEPIDVGVLVEDLAGVLADANPQRSITVSNGGETLAAIDPTDLGYIINNLVDNALKYTDGPVDVNVSSEGDAVIVDVADTGPGMTPADAAHVFDRFYRVGRRGVEGTGLGLSIAKRAAERARGSIDVTSTPPEGSRFRVRLPRAVRA, from the coding sequence ATGAACCGTTTCGCGCGTCGGATGCAGACGTTGGCGGCGGTCGAGATCGCGCTGGTTCTCATCGCGATCATCGTGCTCGGTGCGCTCTTTTCATTCGGATTGTACATTCGCTCGCTTTCGCACGAGCTGCGCGTCACCACCGGCGCCGTTGTCGCCGCGCTATCGGAAAACCACGCCGCGAACGCGCCGGCGGCAGGCCGAGCGATTGCCTCGCGACTCGTGCGCGCCGAAACGGAAGTGATCGTGCTCGACGCCGATTCGCGCGTGACGGTGTTCTACGAGCGCCGCAACGATTCGGCGCCGGTCGAGCTCGTGCGCGGCCGCGGCGACTTGTCGGGGAATCCGCCGGTGACCGGCACGCTCGCCCCGCTCGTGCTTGGTTTGGCGACGGCGTTCGGTCTGGACCAGATCCACGATAGAGTGGGATCGCTCTACCTCATTATCCGCAGTAACGATGCGGCGCTGGTTGCAACGGTGCGCTCGACGTTGCTTCCGTTGGCGGCTGCAATCGCGGCGGCCATCGTGTGCGGCTGGCTCATCGCCCGCGCGCTGACGGGCCAAGCGATGCGTCCGCTCGGCGATCTCACCAGCGCCCTCGAGCGGTTTGCATCCGGCGACTTGACCCCGCAGCCGATTGCCGCCGACGAGCGTCACGAACTTTCGGAACTGGCGCGCGCCTATAACGGCGCCATCGCGCAAATGGAGCATGCGTTCGCGGAGCGCGACCGTGCCGACGCGTCGATGCGCCAGTTCATCGCCGACGCGGGGCATCAGCTGCGGACGCCGCTGACCGTGGTCCAAGGGTTCATCTCGATTCTGCGTGGTGCGGAGTCGCAGGCCGAACGCGAGCGCATTCTGGCGACGATGTACCAGCAAAGCCGCGCTATGGGCTCGCTGATCGACAAGCTCATTCTGCTCGAGCGGTGGGAGGATCCGCAGGAACAGCCGCACGAACCGATCGACGTCGGCGTACTCGTCGAAGATCTCGCCGGCGTGCTGGCCGATGCCAATCCGCAGCGCTCGATAACCGTCAGCAACGGCGGCGAAACGCTCGCCGCAATCGATCCGACCGACTTGGGGTACATCATCAACAATCTCGTCGACAACGCGCTCAAATACACCGATGGTCCCGTCGACGTCAACGTGAGCAGCGAGGGCGACGCCGTCATCGTGGACGTCGCCGATACAGGACCGGGAATGACGCCGGCCGATGCCGCGCACGTCTTCGATCGGTTCTATCGCGTGGGACGCCGCGGCGTCGAAGGAACGGGTCTGGGGTTATCCATTGCCAAACGCGCCGCCGAACGCGCGCGCGGCTCGATTGACGTCACGAGCACGCCGCCGGAAGGTTCGCGTTTTCGCGTGCGCTTGCCGCGGGCGGTGCGGGCTTAG
- a CDS encoding efflux RND transporter periplasmic adaptor subunit has translation MGERSARLVARLLCAATTILFISACSKPKPVAAPPFVETTVASFGAISPSESLAGIVAPYENVAVQSSLSEPADSVAVQEGDVVHKGQVLAQLDTADLQAQLDSDMATAQSNGANTSHAVYQGSLSIAQGQDQLHQAEATLLNDNTNLQRDLNLLKQGYISQQSVDAQQAVVRNDEAGVASARSTVAANGSLSGQGLQSSSIQQSKAQEQVAIAQADQVRVQIAKATITSPIDGVIVNRNLNPGEYPGNRQLFTIQQMNPVYGVLRASSSQVTGIAVGAPAVVSVAGAQDVRVPGKVAGVLNQIVPGSTDFIVKVLLPNTNSRLRSGMAVSGIVAKPSLHGVRIPVTAFIDDNHDSLLTVDGQGIVKTATVREVGNDGTTSVITGVTPGTRVVSNGQSSVGDGERVSYQP, from the coding sequence ATGGGAGAAAGATCAGCAAGACTCGTCGCTCGCCTGCTTTGCGCGGCCACGACCATCCTTTTCATATCGGCCTGCTCGAAGCCCAAGCCGGTCGCCGCTCCGCCTTTCGTCGAAACGACGGTCGCGTCATTCGGGGCGATCAGCCCGTCGGAATCGCTGGCCGGCATCGTTGCACCCTATGAAAACGTCGCGGTGCAAAGCAGCCTGAGCGAGCCGGCCGACAGCGTCGCCGTTCAAGAGGGCGACGTCGTGCATAAAGGCCAGGTGCTCGCCCAGCTCGACACCGCAGATTTGCAAGCCCAGCTCGACTCCGACATGGCCACCGCGCAAAGTAACGGCGCGAACACCTCGCACGCCGTTTACCAAGGATCGTTGTCGATCGCGCAAGGCCAGGACCAACTCCATCAAGCCGAAGCGACGCTGCTCAACGACAACACGAACCTTCAACGCGATCTCAACCTCCTCAAACAAGGCTATATTTCGCAGCAATCCGTCGACGCGCAGCAAGCGGTCGTGCGTAACGACGAAGCCGGCGTGGCGTCGGCGCGATCGACCGTCGCGGCAAACGGCAGCCTGTCGGGACAAGGATTGCAATCGTCGTCGATCCAGCAGTCGAAGGCGCAGGAACAGGTCGCAATCGCGCAGGCCGACCAGGTGCGCGTGCAGATCGCAAAAGCAACTATTACGTCACCGATCGACGGCGTCATCGTCAACCGCAACCTCAATCCGGGCGAGTATCCCGGAAATCGCCAGCTCTTTACGATTCAGCAAATGAACCCCGTCTACGGCGTGCTTCGCGCGTCGTCGTCGCAAGTCACCGGCATTGCCGTCGGCGCACCCGCGGTCGTCTCGGTGGCCGGCGCGCAGGACGTGCGCGTCCCCGGCAAAGTCGCCGGCGTGCTCAACCAGATCGTGCCCGGCTCGACCGATTTCATCGTCAAGGTGCTGCTTCCCAACACCAATTCGCGCCTGCGCTCCGGCATGGCGGTGTCCGGAATCGTCGCCAAGCCGAGTTTGCACGGCGTCCGCATCCCGGTGACGGCGTTCATCGACGACAATCACGATTCGCTGCTGACGGTCGACGGGCAAGGGATCGTGAAAACGGCGACCGTGCGCGAGGTCGGCAACGACGGCACGACGTCGGTGATTACGGGCGTGACGCCGGGAACGCGCGTCGTGAGTAACGGCCAAAGCAGCGTCGGCGATGGAGAGCGGGTCTCGTACCAGCCGTGA
- a CDS encoding efflux RND transporter permease subunit codes for MSLTRLFIKRPTLVFVLVALMLFAGILSTVTIVKELYPDVTQPTISINAQYNGASVTEMRDNIVQPIEQALAGTPDLQTTSAVVQQGQASITATFLIASDQATDLAQTQKAVQSAERQLPSNMQPPTIGIRDPAESVVVTFAIYSNKLSLSQLSLYAQNVIAPDVEQVPGISYANVGGIVTPAYEIEVDPTKLAAAGLTINDVINTVSNDNQRVPGGFAYESNRQTTIDVRGDIQDIKNVENLPIIPAGSTGGSTAQTAGQVNNYAAGITSLPGTVDPWTASTQVVRIGDVAKVTDSYEPRQQFAQISGRPGLFLSVQKAANASEVDSSNAVLRALPQIQKQFPGIDFKIINVQSRFTQQQINIVVRTLLEAILVVALAMVFFLRSWRNALVVCVSIPTSLAIAVTAMKMLNLTIDTISLLGMSLVIGILVDDSTVVLENIERHFRELHQSPEDAAVEGRQEIGAAAVVITLVDVVVFFPIAFIQGQVGRNLAEFAIVVVISTLTSLFVSFTVTPTLAGLWALRSHWNPPKMVETFGKKFDDLRDWYAHRALPWSLEHGKFVAIFCGATFILALAMIPLGVVGEEFVPASDRGEIYIQLTYPIGSPIATVRDQTFKFEKEAIDVDQGDIEHETTVAGAYSASFGGFVTQSNVSQIHIFLKDNRKHSTSYWVAKYQQYVKQYLPNVTAAVVPATGTGGGNAQPIDFLVSDLSGKDPTADATKVLNLLQHTPGATSVNSSGTQLAPEISIEFDREKAQALGIDIGQAATAAGAAFGGDVATQFETTAGLEQVQVIYPQEDQTNLTTLQNLPLRASDGSIVHLSDIATFVSTPTPPLVTRTDRRTVIHVDANVAGSSSLSNVQSAFFKRLPSLHLAPSVVVRPAPLGQQDFMAQTLVGIGASMILSIALVFLLMVALYNSYTSPFIIIFSVPVAAIGAVSALVMTHKTLNLFSLIGTILLIGIATKNGILLVDYANTLRERGRAKLAAIKESAFTRFRPIIMTSVSIIAGNLALALAFDPGSESRSSLGIVIIGGVVSSLILTLALIPNMYMWLAPSDEAFSRNGHSPKVRVEQESLPLEPVT; via the coding sequence GTGAGTCTCACCCGTCTCTTTATCAAGCGGCCAACGCTCGTTTTCGTTCTGGTCGCTTTAATGCTGTTCGCCGGCATTCTCTCGACGGTGACGATCGTTAAAGAACTTTATCCCGACGTCACCCAGCCGACGATTTCGATCAACGCGCAGTACAACGGCGCTTCGGTCACCGAAATGCGCGATAACATCGTTCAGCCGATCGAGCAGGCCTTGGCCGGAACGCCGGACCTGCAAACCACGAGCGCCGTCGTGCAGCAGGGGCAGGCGTCCATTACCGCTACGTTCCTCATTGCGTCCGATCAAGCGACCGATTTGGCGCAAACGCAAAAAGCGGTGCAGAGCGCAGAACGGCAGCTTCCCAGCAACATGCAGCCTCCGACGATCGGCATTCGCGATCCCGCCGAATCGGTCGTCGTCACGTTCGCAATCTACTCCAACAAGCTGTCGCTATCGCAGCTCTCCCTCTACGCTCAGAACGTCATCGCGCCGGACGTCGAGCAAGTTCCGGGAATCTCATACGCCAACGTCGGCGGCATCGTTACGCCCGCGTACGAGATCGAAGTCGATCCGACCAAGCTCGCCGCCGCCGGGCTGACGATCAACGACGTCATCAATACCGTCTCGAACGACAACCAGCGCGTTCCGGGCGGCTTTGCCTACGAATCGAATCGTCAAACGACCATCGACGTGCGCGGCGACATTCAAGACATCAAGAACGTCGAGAACTTGCCGATCATTCCGGCCGGCTCGACCGGCGGCTCGACGGCGCAAACGGCCGGGCAGGTCAACAACTACGCGGCCGGCATCACGAGCCTCCCAGGGACCGTCGACCCGTGGACGGCCAGCACGCAGGTCGTGCGCATCGGCGACGTCGCCAAGGTGACGGATAGCTACGAGCCGCGCCAGCAGTTCGCGCAGATCAGCGGCCGCCCCGGACTGTTCCTCTCGGTGCAAAAGGCCGCCAACGCCAGCGAGGTCGATTCGTCCAACGCGGTACTGCGCGCGCTTCCGCAGATCCAAAAACAGTTTCCCGGCATCGATTTCAAGATCATCAACGTGCAGTCGCGCTTCACGCAGCAACAGATCAATATCGTGGTGCGAACCCTACTCGAGGCGATTCTCGTCGTCGCGCTGGCAATGGTCTTCTTCCTGCGGTCCTGGCGCAACGCCCTGGTGGTCTGCGTCTCGATTCCGACGTCTCTGGCCATCGCCGTGACGGCGATGAAGATGCTCAACCTCACGATCGACACGATTTCCCTCCTGGGCATGTCGCTGGTCATCGGTATTTTGGTCGACGACTCCACGGTCGTGCTGGAGAACATCGAGCGGCACTTCCGGGAACTCCATCAGAGTCCCGAAGACGCCGCAGTTGAAGGCCGGCAAGAGATCGGCGCGGCCGCGGTGGTCATTACGCTCGTCGACGTGGTCGTCTTCTTCCCAATCGCCTTCATTCAAGGACAGGTCGGTCGCAATTTAGCCGAGTTCGCGATCGTCGTCGTTATCTCGACGCTCACGTCACTGTTCGTCTCATTTACCGTAACGCCGACTCTGGCCGGCCTGTGGGCGCTGCGTTCGCACTGGAATCCGCCCAAAATGGTCGAGACGTTCGGAAAGAAATTCGATGACCTACGCGATTGGTACGCGCACCGCGCGCTGCCGTGGTCGCTCGAGCACGGCAAGTTCGTCGCAATCTTTTGCGGCGCTACGTTCATCCTCGCGCTGGCGATGATTCCGCTAGGCGTCGTCGGCGAGGAGTTCGTACCCGCGTCCGACCGCGGCGAAATCTACATCCAGCTTACGTATCCCATCGGTTCGCCCATCGCTACGGTGCGCGATCAAACGTTCAAATTCGAAAAGGAAGCGATCGACGTCGATCAGGGCGACATCGAGCACGAAACGACGGTCGCGGGCGCCTACTCGGCATCCTTCGGCGGGTTCGTCACGCAGAGCAACGTCAGCCAAATCCACATCTTCCTCAAAGACAACCGCAAGCACTCGACGAGTTATTGGGTCGCCAAGTACCAACAGTACGTCAAGCAGTATCTCCCGAACGTCACGGCGGCGGTCGTGCCGGCGACGGGCACCGGCGGCGGAAACGCGCAGCCGATCGACTTTTTGGTGTCGGATTTGAGCGGTAAGGACCCGACCGCCGATGCAACCAAGGTCTTGAACCTTCTGCAGCACACGCCGGGAGCAACCAGCGTCAATAGCAGCGGCACCCAGCTCGCGCCCGAGATTTCGATCGAGTTCGATCGCGAAAAGGCGCAGGCGCTCGGCATCGATATCGGTCAGGCCGCGACTGCGGCCGGCGCCGCGTTCGGCGGCGACGTCGCAACGCAGTTCGAAACGACTGCCGGCTTGGAACAAGTGCAGGTCATCTATCCGCAAGAGGATCAGACGAATCTGACCACGTTGCAGAATCTGCCGTTACGCGCTTCCGACGGATCGATCGTTCATTTGAGCGACATCGCTACGTTCGTCTCGACGCCGACGCCGCCGCTGGTCACGCGGACCGATCGTCGAACGGTCATTCACGTCGACGCCAACGTCGCCGGCAGCTCTTCCCTCTCGAACGTCCAAAGCGCGTTTTTCAAGCGCCTACCCTCGCTGCATCTTGCGCCTTCGGTCGTCGTTCGCCCGGCGCCGCTCGGACAACAGGACTTCATGGCGCAGACGTTAGTGGGCATCGGTGCCTCGATGATCCTCTCGATCGCGCTGGTGTTCTTGCTGATGGTGGCGCTCTATAACAGCTACACCTCGCCGTTCATCATCATCTTTTCGGTTCCGGTCGCCGCGATCGGCGCCGTCAGCGCGCTGGTGATGACGCACAAGACGCTCAACCTCTTCTCGCTCATCGGAACGATTCTGCTGATCGGAATTGCCACCAAGAACGGCATTTTGCTGGTCGACTACGCCAATACGCTGCGCGAGCGTGGGAGAGCGAAGCTCGCGGCGATCAAGGAAAGCGCCTTTACCCGATTTCGGCCGATCATCATGACGAGCGTTTCGATCATCGCCGGCAATCTAGCGCTCGCGCTCGCCTTCGACCCCGGCTCGGAGTCACGTTCCAGCCTCGGCATCGTTATTATCGGCGGAGTGGTCAGTTCGCTGATCCTGACCCTCGCATTGATTCCGAACATGTATATGTGGCTCGCTCCCAGCGACGAAGCGTTTTCTCGCAACGGTCACTCACCCAAGGTTCGCGTCGAGCAAGAGAGCCTTCCGCTCGAACCGGTGACGTGA
- a CDS encoding response regulator transcription factor — translation MTDTDRSPAEGPRVLVVDDDAGLRHLLEYGLARAGFAVRSVPDGQGALLILREFSPDLVVLDVMLPEIDGIALLPEIRRMTTVPVVMLTARTELTEKLAGFSAGADDYVGKPFDLDELIARLRTLLRRPQFERTETLEYADLVLDLVRRTVSRGRRNIDLSPREFDLLRAFAERPETVLTRSELLDLVWGIDRDVIPNTVETYVSYLRAKIDSGERVKLIQTLRGVGYTLKANSA, via the coding sequence GTGACCGATACTGACCGCTCGCCGGCCGAGGGCCCGCGAGTCCTGGTAGTGGACGACGACGCGGGGCTGCGCCACTTGCTCGAGTACGGGCTGGCGCGGGCGGGCTTCGCCGTGCGCTCCGTGCCGGACGGGCAGGGCGCCCTGCTGATCCTTCGCGAGTTCAGCCCCGATCTCGTGGTGCTCGACGTCATGCTGCCCGAAATCGACGGGATCGCGCTGCTGCCCGAAATCCGCCGCATGACCACCGTGCCGGTCGTAATGCTGACGGCGCGGACGGAGCTTACCGAAAAGCTCGCCGGTTTTTCGGCCGGAGCCGACGACTACGTCGGCAAGCCATTCGATCTCGACGAGCTGATCGCGCGTCTACGTACGCTCTTGCGGCGGCCGCAGTTCGAGCGCACGGAGACGCTCGAATACGCCGATCTCGTGCTCGATCTCGTGCGGCGCACGGTTTCGCGCGGCCGGCGAAATATCGACCTCTCGCCGCGCGAGTTCGATTTGCTGCGCGCGTTTGCCGAGCGGCCGGAAACGGTGCTCACCCGATCGGAGCTGCTCGACTTGGTTTGGGGCATCGATCGTGACGTCATTCCCAACACGGTCGAGACCTACGTTTCTTACCTGCGTGCAAAAATCGACAGCGGCGAGCGGGTGAAGCTGATTCAAACGCTGCGCGGCGTCGGCTACACGCTCAAGGCGAATTCCGCATGA